The Arabidopsis thaliana chromosome 5, partial sequence genomic interval TACTATTACTTTATGATTTATCTACTATTCCGAAAGTGTAATTGTTTAATACGTCATCACATTGCAGCAATCCACACACAAGCCACGTCATTCATATGCCGTTCGTATTTGCTTTCGTCACTTCCTTCCGTCATCAATAGTGACGGctatttcttaatattaatCTTCTTGACTTAATGCTATTTCGTGACGGCATTAATTGGCATATCATTACAAGTTATTTACAcctaagaaacaaattaaaactatTGAATAATATgatgtaaataaaaatatattaatgatGTGATATATCGCagtcaaataaaaatagtgattttgatgagaaaaaaaatatgtgtttatCCATAGATTTGTTAAATTAGAGAAAGATGTGGAAAATGTTAGTGAGTGGCGTCATACACGGAGAACCTTTGGCATCATACACGGATTTTTCTagtctttgttttctatttgtcAACTTTCATTTGAGTCTTTCTTTATACACTTTATTAGACCATGTTTTTAATTCTAATGCTTATTAATtcatattattaaatttacaaaaaaaactattatattaACTCTCTTGTTTCCTCTGTATCTTCCTTCACATTGAAgctgtctctttctttcaccATCACTTGCACCTGTTGTGTCCTGTTTGttctcaatttcatcatcatttatCCTTTATAtacctctctttctttcttgacTTTTCCTCTaaattctcttcctttttatcTCTTTGATACATCTCAATTTGGTTCTTTTGCCTTCTCTTTGATCTTATCTCTTACGATTGTGCAGATCTCAATCTCTATATCCTTGGTTGTGTCAGATTCTCTTAGGGTTTATTTTCTCTCccaattttgtttgattcctTGTccaaagtttcttcctttccttttgacttttttttgtggtaCATTGAATCAGAGGTGTAAGAGTAATAGTTTCATAACTCAAATCCCCAAGTGTACAAATTTTCCTCTTTTGGTTCTGGGTTTGGTTGATTCCTTGTTAGAAATGTAAATTTAGGGCTTTTGTATCTGAAACCGATCTTCAGACTTGTGTaatcttcttgatcttcatGCAAGATTGATAATtctacaagaagaagaagaagagaaaatggcTACTTTGACTGagccatcatcatctttgagTTTCACatcttctcatttctcttaTGGTTCTATTGGGTCCAATCACTTCTCATCAAGCTCAGCTTCTAATCCTGAAGTTGTTAGTCTAACCAAACTCAGCTCCAATCTTGAGCAGCTTCTTAGTAATTCAGATTGTGATTACAGTGATGCAGAGATCATTGTTGATGGTGTTCCAGTTGGTGTTCATAGATGCATTTTAGCTGCAAGAAGTAAGTTTTTCCAAGAtttgtttaagaaagaaaagaaaatttcgaAAACTGAGAAACCAAAGTATCAGTTGAGAGAGATGTTACCTTATGGAGCTGTTGCTCATGAAGCTTTCTTGTATTTcttgagttatatatatactgggAGATTAAAGCCTTTTCCATTGGAGGTTTCGACTTGTGTTGATCCAGTTTGTTCTCATGATTGTTGTCGACCTGccattgattttgttgttcaaTTGATGTATGCTTCCTCTGTTCTCCAAGTGCCTGAGCTAGTTTCATCTTTTCAGGTGTGTGAaaagtcttcttttttcttcggtctctttgtttcttaattcaTAGACCTCAATGAGAACTAAAAGGTTTGTGTGCTTGCAGCGGCGGCTTTGTAACTTTGTGGAGAAGACCCTTGTTGAGAATGTTCTTCCCATTCTTATGGTTGCTTTCAATTGTAAGTTGACTCAGCTTCTTGATCAGTGTATTGAGAGAGTGGCGAGGTCAGATCTTTACAGGTTCTGTATTGAAAAGGAAGTTCCTCCCGAAGTAGCAGAGAAGATTAAACAGCTTCGACTTATATCCCCGCAAGACGAAGAAACCAGTCCCAAGATTTCGGAGAAATTGCTTGAAAGAATCGGTAAAATTCTCAAGGCCTTGGATTCAGATGATGTTGAGCTTGTGAAGCTTCTTTTGACTGAGTCAGATATCACTCTAGATCAAGCCAATGGTCTGCATTATTCTGTTGTGTATAGTGATCCGAAAGTTGTTGCCGAGATTCTTGCTCTGGATATGGGTGATGTGAACTACAGGAATTCCCGGGGTTACACGGTTCTTCATTTTGCTGCGATGCGTAGAGAGCCATCGATCATTATATCGCTTATCGATAAAGGCGCCAATGCATCTGAGTTTACATCTGACGGACGTAGCGCAGTTAATATATTAAGAAGACTGACAAATCCAAAGGATTATCATACCAAAACAGCTAAAGGGCGTGAATCTAGTAAAGCCAGGTTATGCATCGATATCTTGGAAAGAGAAATCAGGAAGAACCCCATGGTTCTAGATACACCAATGTGTTCCATTTCTATGCCTGAAGATCTCCAGATGAGACTGTTGTACCTAGAAAAGAGAGGTAATTGACTGAAAATTACTGAATTCTTCTGTATCTTTACTACATTTTTGTTAAAGCTTCTACCTTTTTTGCAGTGGGGCTTGCTCAGTTGTTCTTTCCAACGGAAGCTAAAGTTGCTATGGACATTGGTAACGTAGAAGGTACAAGTGAGTTCACGGGTTTGTCACCTCCTTCGAGTGGGTTAACCGGAAACTTGAGTCAGGTTGATTTAAACGAAACTCCTCATATGCAAACCCAAAGACTTCTTACTCGTATGGTGGCTCTAATGAAAACAGGTAACAAAAAGCTTGCTCTCTGTAAGTCTACCCTTCATCTTCTTATGTTGCTCATTTTCTCTTGACTGACTTCATTACCGTTTCACAATGCAGTTGAGACTGGTCGAAGGTTTTTTCCATATGGTTCAGAGGTTCTAGATAAGTACATGGCTGAGTATATAGACGACGACATCCTCGACGATTTCCATTTTGAGAAGGGATCTACACATGAAAGAAGATTGAAAAGAATGAGATATAGAGAGCTTAAGGATGATGTCCAAAAGGCATATAGCAAAGACAAAGAGTCTAAGATTGCGCGGTCTTGTCtttctgcttcatcttctccttcttcttcttccataagAGATGACCTGCACAACACAACATGAAACTGCACCATAAGTCAAATGTAATTAGATATCTTTGTTAAAagggttttttctttatggaTGTTACTCAGATTTTATACAGATGCTTTAGGTTCAGTTTCAATAAAGAGAGATGGATAGATAGATGTACAAGATTAGGAGTGCTGATTAACCCAAAACGTTCTAACTATACgcaatcttttgttttcaatacaaaaatctaatatttagGTTATCTACAAGATATTCTCAGATACCTGAAacttaaacaaacaaagacacTCCACAAAAAGTCAGGAAAAAACATGATCATTTGTCAATCATAGCTATCTCTTTACATAATTACAGAAGATAAGACTACTGGTGGCTAAgagtaaagaacaaaaaccattCTTCCAAACAACCTGTAATAATGCATTCTGAACAGAACTGTCACATGTATGTCCCAGTAAGTAGATGTTAGCTGCTCTCTTTGGCATAGGGTCGGGGCAGGGGCTTGTCTGACCAATACTGTCTATCTGTCTTCTTCAACAAAGAAAGCATTTCAAGTTGCATTATATGTTAAGTGTGCCTTTCCAACATCGTAAAGCAATAGAAGAATATTGTACCAACGAAGGACTGTGCCTTTCCAATTTGTCACTCTGTTCAGTCCAGTCTAAAATTCACTTCACTGAGTTCAGTGGCGTTTCAACATTACGGAGAGCCTTTGTTCTTTCAGCTTTCTCGAAGTCCTTCCTTGTTCGTTTGTTGGCATCTATATCTATACTGATGAGTAGAGAGGTACAATCAAATCCACAGGCGGAAATACTTCACTATGCATCGACATATTCTGTGATCCTCTCCATCGCACTGAGAATTTCCAGGTTTCACTGGTTGTGAGCTAAGCAATGAGAAAATGTTATAGATCAACAGACATCTGCACTAGATTGAAGATAACGTTATATCATTGAACGGACCAGTTAATCAGGTAGATgctttctttatattttccCAAGTAGCTGGACCTTCCGGGTGGGTATTGACAAAGTATGGCACAATAAGGGTATTAGAAATACCGACAACAGTGCCTAGTGTCAGCCTCGGTATTACTGCATCTCTTTCCCTCAACCAAATGTACATTGTGAATCTCTGATGTATTCTCTTCATACTATAACACAAATATGTTGGGGACTCTATCACGGATTCTATTGGATAAACCAAATAATCTATTAGCATAATGATCTTCTTTTCTATGATATCTTTCGGCCGGTTAAGTATATGAGGCGCCCGCTTAACAAGCTGGCTAACCACATTATAGTCCAAACCAGCCTTCACAAAGCAATCAAATCTCTCCTGTAGCTCATCTCCCCTCCCTTGGAACTTTTTCAGAGCCCTCACCATCTCATCGGAATTCTCTACATACCCTAACTTCAACAAGAATGTCGTCTTCTCTGCATTCCTCGAATCCAGTGAATCAAGTTCAATTCTACCTTTATTAGTTTTAGAAGCTATACTGAACAATCTCAAAGGCTCTTCCTTAATGATCTGACATAACTCATCTCTTCTGATTTTCAATCTATTCCAAACAGCTCTAGGTACTAGCAAAGAGGATGAACAGATATGCTTCATGTGACACTGTAAAAACCTAACGACAAACTGCTTTTCTATTCTGATACATTTCAAGAATTTCAACGCCTCTAAAATTCTTTTTACAGATTTCTCTAATAACATCTCGGAGTTGTCTATCAGTAATTTATCAATTTCATTCATCTGAAGTCCAACTTTATGAAACTTTTCAAACATAATATAAGCTTTATTGCCAGAAGTTTCACCTACCAAATCTGGATACGCTTTTAAAAGATTActcaacttcttctctttaaacCCCACCTTCTCAAGGAGCTCCATTGTCTCAAGAATCCGGCGCCagttatatgtttttctaacTGACAAATACCGCGCAAGCCAATCGCATCCTAAGTTTAATCCCTTCAACTTATTTACCACAGAAACAAACTCACAATCAATGCCACCAACCAGAAGCAACGGGCAACAAGTAACAAGCTTAATGACTATAGCCTTTCTAAGAACCAAGATCTCATAAGGTTCAAGTTTCGATGCCAAAACCCCATTCTCGTATACAAAAATCTCTCTTGCTTCCTTATACAAACGACCAATCTTGTCACGGGGAATCCCATAA includes:
- the NPR3 gene encoding NPR1-like protein 3 (NPR1-like protein 3 (NPR3); INVOLVED IN: defense response to fungus, incompatible interaction, defense response to bacterium, incompatible interaction; LOCATED IN: chloroplast; EXPRESSED IN: 23 plant structures; EXPRESSED DURING: 13 growth stages; CONTAINS InterPro DOMAIN/s: BTB/POZ (InterPro:IPR013069), NPR1/NIM1 like, C-terminal (InterPro:IPR021094), BTB/POZ fold (InterPro:IPR011333), Ankyrin repeat-containing domain (InterPro:IPR020683), BTB/POZ-like (InterPro:IPR000210), Ankyrin repeat (InterPro:IPR002110); BEST Arabidopsis thaliana protein match is: NPR1-like protein 4 (TAIR:AT4G19660.1); Has 2270 Blast hits to 1933 proteins in 191 species: Archae - 0; Bacteria - 121; Metazoa - 545; Fungi - 58; Plants - 638; Viruses - 9; Other Eukaryotes - 899 (source: NCBI BLink).), with the translated sequence MATLTEPSSSLSFTSSHFSYGSIGSNHFSSSSASNPEVVSLTKLSSNLEQLLSNSDCDYSDAEIIVDGVPVGVHRCILAARSKFFQDLFKKEKKISKTEKPKYQLREMLPYGAVAHEAFLYFLSYIYTGRLKPFPLEVSTCVDPVCSHDCCRPAIDFVVQLMYASSVLQVPELVSSFQRRLCNFVEKTLVENVLPILMVAFNCKLTQLLDQCIERVARSDLYRFCIEKEVPPEVAEKIKQLRLISPQDEETSPKISEKLLERIGKILKALDSDDVELVKLLLTESDITLDQANGLHYSVVYSDPKVVAEILALDMGDVNYRNSRGYTVLHFAAMRREPSIIISLIDKGANASEFTSDGRSAVNILRRLTNPKDYHTKTAKGRESSKARLCIDILEREIRKNPMVLDTPMCSISMPEDLQMRLLYLEKRVGLAQLFFPTEAKVAMDIGNVEGTSEFTGLSPPSSGLTGNLSQVDLNETPHMQTQRLLTRMVALMKTVETGRRFFPYGSEVLDKYMAEYIDDDILDDFHFEKGSTHERRLKRMRYRELKDDVQKAYSKDKESKIARSCLSASSSPSSSSIRDDLHNTT
- the NPR3 gene encoding NPR1-like protein 3 yields the protein MATLTEPSSSLSFTSSHFSYGSIGSNHFSSSSASNPEVVSLTKLSSNLEQLLSNSDCDYSDAEIIVDGVPVGVHRCILAARSKFFQDLFKKEKKISKTEKPKYQLREMLPYGAVAHEAFLYFLSYIYTGRLKPFPLEVSTCVDPVCSHDCCRPAIDFVVQLMYASSVLQVPELVSSFQRRLCNFVEKTLVENVLPILMVAFNCKLTQLLDQCIERVARSDLYRFCIEKEVPPEVAEKIKQLRLISPQDEETSPKISEKLLERIGKILKALDSDDVELVKLLLTESDITLDQANGLHYSVVYSDPKVVAEILALDMGDVNYRNSRGYTVLHFAAMRREPSIIISLIDKGANASEFTSDGRSAVNILRRLTNPKDYHTKTAKGRESSKARLCIDILEREIRKNPMVLDTPMCSISMPEDLQMRLLYLEKRVGLAQLFFPTEAKVAMDIGNVEGTSEFTGLSPPSSGLTGNLSQVDLNETPHMQTQRLLTRMVALMKTGNKKLALCKSTLHLLMLLIFS
- a CDS encoding mitochondrial transcription termination factor-related / mTERF-like protein (mitochondrial transcription termination factor-related / mTERF-related; CONTAINS InterPro DOMAIN/s: Mitochodrial transcription termination factor-related (InterPro:IPR003690); BEST Arabidopsis thaliana protein match is: Mitochondrial transcription termination factor family protein (TAIR:AT4G19650.1); Has 30201 Blast hits to 17322 proteins in 780 species: Archae - 12; Bacteria - 1396; Metazoa - 17338; Fungi - 3422; Plants - 5037; Viruses - 0; Other Eukaryotes - 2996 (source: NCBI BLink).) codes for the protein MFENFHVLCYYGIPRDKIGRLYKEAREIFVYENGVLASKLEPYEILVLRKAIVIKLVTCCPLLLVGGIDCEFVSVVNKLKGLNLGCDWLARYLSVRKTYNWRRILETMELLEKVGFKEKKLSNLLKAYPDLVGETSGNKAYIMFEKFHKVGLQMNEIDKLLIDNSEMLLEKSVKRILEALKFLKCIRIEKQFVVRFLQCHMKHICSSSLLVPRAVWNRLKIRRDELCQIIKEEPLRLFSIASKTNKGRIELDSLDSRNAEKTTFLLKLGYVENSDEMVRALKKFQGRGDELQERFDCFVKAGLDYNVVSQLVKRAPHILNRPKDIIEKKIIMLIDYLVYPIESVIESPTYLCYSMKRIHQRFTMYIWLRERDAVIPRLTLGTVVGISNTLIVPYFVNTHPEGPATWENIKKAST